Proteins encoded by one window of Dokdonella sp.:
- a CDS encoding LolA-related protein, whose translation MLRLPTLLACLLTPCLSAAAEAGPAALVAGLKRELPARTPYTEVRFAQMFDRPLVARGELEYLGAGRLGKRVDVPYAETTTIADGQVKVQRGTRAPREIALGQIPELEGFLRGFSALLGGDADTLARDFELTTRGDGAHWQLSLAPKDTRLRRRVKSIVVDGAQAAARCFTINDADGDSSVMLVESLAATELPKPLTPHNLDLICRGVLAK comes from the coding sequence ATGCTCCGTCTGCCGACCCTGCTGGCCTGCCTGCTGACGCCCTGCCTGAGCGCGGCCGCTGAAGCCGGCCCGGCGGCGTTGGTCGCCGGCCTGAAGCGCGAACTGCCGGCACGCACGCCGTACACCGAGGTGCGCTTCGCGCAGATGTTCGACCGTCCGCTGGTTGCGCGCGGCGAACTCGAATACCTCGGTGCCGGCCGGCTCGGCAAGCGTGTCGACGTGCCCTACGCGGAAACCACCACGATCGCCGACGGCCAGGTGAAGGTGCAGCGCGGGACGCGCGCGCCACGCGAGATCGCGCTCGGCCAGATCCCCGAGCTCGAAGGGTTCCTGCGCGGCTTCAGCGCCCTGCTCGGCGGCGACGCCGACACGCTCGCGCGCGATTTCGAACTGACCACGCGCGGCGATGGCGCGCACTGGCAACTGAGCCTTGCACCGAAGGACACACGCCTGCGGCGCCGCGTGAAGTCGATCGTGGTCGATGGCGCGCAGGCCGCCGCACGCTGCTTCACGATCAACGACGCCGACGGTGATTCGAGCGTGATGCTGGTGGAATCGCTGGCGGCGACCGAGCTGCCGAAGCCGTTGACGCCGCACAACCTCGATTTGATCTGTCGCGGCGTACTGGCGAAATGA
- a CDS encoding MMPL family transporter: MTVRARRWLLLAGWVLVLGALALFVQRTLNISTDLRSFMPPAQTADQKLIMEQIGEGPGSRLLLLAIGGIDETQAAELSRGLVAALRADARFDEVVNGAFDEDVLADDFLPYRYLLTPSFDAAPLDADLLAEELAMRVEDLGSPAATLLKPLLPRDPTLEVMKLAERWSPPKPPRMREGVWFSNEGEALLLVQTRAPGFDPAAQGEAIGAIEAAFAALPDRGAASLVISGPGYFTTLVNANTRDEAQWLGHLSTIGFVILLLIAYRSLAVLGLAALPIASGALAGVGAIAAWFGEMHGITLAFGFTLLGVAQEYPIRVLSHRRAGASALESVRALWPLLLTAIASACIAYLAFFASGVTGLEQLAVFTISGLIVAGLSTRHLLPRVLPERFRDAADAPGIASAWAFVERMPRPRWLPPLLLIVAATMLWFAPTPFWENNLAALTPVPKDLLEREGRLRGALGAPDVRYLVVLDADSADGVLALSERITPAVEALVARDAVEAVELPSRYLPSLATQERRRQQLPDRVTLAAALAEAQRDLPFRADLFAPFLDDVERARTLEPLTPQAFANSPLGTRLAAMLVERAGRWLGLGTVVGLRDTAAFDALGASTDGRVRLLDLKAASESLVVAYRERILHAFAIAIVLLAATVFIAFRDIKRAWHVLAPMTLATILVLAVLRIGGVSLSLFHLVALTLAAGLGLHYALFFERQVPDVAEARRTLHATLVCIISALLVFALLAWSSLPVLRAIGLTVSLGVGFHFCLSILMARHAQERGNGD; the protein is encoded by the coding sequence ATGACTGTACGTGCACGTCGTTGGCTGCTGCTCGCCGGTTGGGTACTCGTGCTCGGCGCACTCGCGCTGTTCGTGCAGCGCACGCTGAACATCTCGACCGACCTGCGCAGCTTCATGCCGCCGGCGCAGACCGCCGACCAGAAGCTCATCATGGAGCAGATCGGTGAAGGGCCGGGTTCACGCCTGTTGCTGCTCGCCATCGGCGGCATCGACGAGACACAGGCGGCCGAACTGAGCCGCGGCCTGGTCGCCGCGCTGCGCGCCGATGCGCGTTTCGACGAAGTGGTCAACGGCGCCTTCGACGAGGACGTGCTGGCTGACGATTTCCTGCCGTACCGCTATCTGCTGACCCCCTCGTTCGACGCGGCACCGCTCGATGCGGACCTGCTCGCCGAGGAACTCGCCATGCGCGTGGAGGATCTCGGTTCCCCGGCGGCGACCCTGCTCAAGCCACTGCTGCCGCGCGACCCGACGCTCGAAGTGATGAAGCTCGCCGAGCGCTGGTCACCGCCGAAGCCGCCGCGGATGCGCGAGGGGGTGTGGTTCTCCAACGAAGGCGAGGCCTTGTTGCTCGTGCAAACCAGGGCGCCCGGATTCGATCCGGCCGCCCAGGGCGAGGCGATCGGCGCGATCGAGGCGGCCTTTGCCGCATTGCCGGATCGCGGTGCGGCCAGCCTCGTGATCAGCGGTCCGGGCTACTTCACCACCCTGGTCAACGCGAACACGCGCGACGAGGCGCAATGGCTCGGCCACCTCAGCACGATCGGTTTCGTGATCCTGCTGCTGATTGCCTACCGCAGCCTCGCCGTGCTCGGCCTGGCCGCCCTGCCGATCGCCTCGGGTGCACTGGCCGGCGTCGGCGCGATCGCCGCGTGGTTCGGCGAGATGCATGGCATCACGCTGGCTTTCGGCTTCACCCTGCTCGGCGTCGCCCAGGAATACCCGATCCGCGTGCTCAGTCATCGTCGCGCCGGCGCAAGCGCGCTCGAAAGCGTGCGCGCGCTGTGGCCGCTGCTGCTGACCGCGATCGCATCCGCTTGCATTGCCTACCTGGCCTTCTTCGCCTCCGGCGTGACCGGCCTCGAACAGCTCGCCGTGTTCACCATCAGCGGCCTGATCGTTGCCGGCCTGAGCACGCGCCACCTGCTGCCGCGCGTGTTGCCCGAGCGCTTCCGCGATGCCGCCGACGCCCCGGGCATCGCGAGCGCCTGGGCCTTCGTCGAGCGCATGCCGCGCCCGCGCTGGCTGCCGCCGCTGCTGCTCATCGTCGCCGCGACGATGCTGTGGTTCGCGCCGACCCCGTTCTGGGAGAACAACCTCGCCGCATTGACGCCGGTGCCGAAAGACCTGCTCGAACGCGAAGGCCGCCTGCGCGGCGCGCTCGGCGCGCCGGACGTACGCTATCTGGTCGTGCTCGATGCGGACAGCGCCGATGGCGTGCTTGCGCTGTCGGAACGCATCACGCCCGCGGTCGAGGCCCTGGTCGCGCGCGACGCGGTCGAGGCTGTCGAGTTGCCGAGCCGCTACCTGCCGAGCCTGGCCACGCAGGAACGCCGCCGCCAGCAGTTGCCGGATCGCGTCACGCTAGCCGCTGCGCTGGCCGAAGCACAACGAGACCTGCCGTTCCGCGCCGACCTGTTCGCGCCGTTCCTCGATGACGTCGAACGTGCACGCACGCTCGAACCACTGACCCCGCAAGCCTTCGCCAACTCGCCGCTCGGCACGCGCCTCGCCGCGATGCTGGTCGAGCGCGCCGGCCGCTGGCTTGGTCTCGGCACCGTGGTCGGCCTGCGCGACACGGCGGCCTTCGATGCGCTCGGCGCGAGCACCGACGGCCGGGTGCGCCTGCTCGATCTCAAGGCGGCGTCGGAATCGCTGGTGGTGGCTTACCGCGAACGCATCCTGCACGCCTTCGCGATCGCGATCGTGTTGCTCGCGGCGACCGTGTTCATCGCCTTTCGCGACATCAAGCGTGCCTGGCACGTGCTGGCGCCGATGACCCTGGCGACGATCCTCGTACTCGCCGTGCTGCGCATCGGCGGCGTGTCGCTGTCGCTGTTCCATCTGGTCGCCCTGACCCTCGCCGCTGGCCTCGGCCTGCACTACGCGCTGTTCTTCGAGCGCCAGGTGCCGGATGTCGCCGAGGCGCGGCGGACCCTGCACGCGACCCTCGTCTGCATCATCTCGGCCCTGCTCGTATTCGCCCTGCTGGCCTGGTCATCGCTGCCCGTGCTGCGCGCGATCGGCCTCACGGTGAGTCTGGGCGTAGGGTTTCATTTCTGCCTTTCGATCCTGATGGCGCGACACGCGCAAGAGCGCGGGAACGGGGATTAG
- a CDS encoding phosphotransferase — protein sequence MIDKSEWARLIPHQGLMCLLDRVIGWDEACIHARSASHRRADNPLRGDGVLRAVHLCEYGAQAMTVHGALLARAAGGAAAPGYLVSLRGVELARPRIDDLGGELDVHAERLLGGDGSWQYAFRIEHAGDVIGRGRAAVMLHPSPEQQARA from the coding sequence GTGATCGACAAGTCCGAATGGGCGAGGCTGATTCCGCACCAGGGCCTGATGTGCCTGCTCGATAGGGTCATCGGCTGGGACGAGGCGTGCATCCATGCGCGCAGCGCCTCGCATCGGCGCGCGGACAATCCGCTGCGCGGCGACGGCGTGCTGCGCGCCGTGCACCTGTGCGAGTACGGTGCGCAGGCGATGACCGTGCATGGCGCCCTGCTCGCGCGCGCGGCCGGCGGCGCGGCGGCACCGGGTTACCTGGTTTCGCTGCGCGGCGTCGAACTCGCGCGCCCACGCATCGACGACCTCGGCGGCGAACTCGACGTGCATGCCGAACGCCTGCTCGGCGGCGATGGCAGCTGGCAGTACGCGTTCCGCATCGAGCACGCCGGCGACGTGATCGGCCGTGGCCGCGCGGCGGTGATGCTGCACCCAAGCCCGGAGCAGCAAGCCCGCGCGTAG
- a CDS encoding NAD(P)/FAD-dependent oxidoreductase, translating into MDQVIERIECDVLVVGGGPAGSTAATLLARKGHRVLMLEKDAHPRFHIGESLLPANVPILEDLGVLDRVRALGVLKLGADFQKDDGHVTFRFDRALGDTPGYAFQVRRDQFDQALFEHARANGVDAREGCKVGKVRLGGIGVIEAEARDADGRAFAVAARYLVDASGRDTLLGNQFKLKRRNPKHQSAAIFAHFRGVERREGDDQGNVSIYRFEHGWAWFIPLPDGLMSIGCVCWPEYLKQRRGSPETFLMQTLERMPAAMRRMRGATIEGGVHVTGNYSYACTRMAGPGWIMAGDAWAFVDPVFSSGVYLAMHGAQRAADLVDVVLREPAREAALQRAFERRLRRGVRVFSWFIQRFNSPVMAGLFAQPRNVWRIEDGIVSMLAGDVFDNREVMKRVHAFKFIYFAKGSSMIRRWVADWRDRRRQARAAFSGGNTSADGAQPEPVEKARRA; encoded by the coding sequence TTGGACCAGGTGATCGAACGGATCGAATGCGACGTGCTCGTCGTCGGTGGCGGGCCGGCCGGCTCGACGGCCGCCACCCTGCTCGCGCGCAAGGGACATCGCGTGCTGATGCTCGAGAAGGATGCACACCCGCGCTTCCACATCGGCGAATCGCTGCTGCCGGCCAATGTGCCGATCCTCGAGGATCTCGGCGTGCTCGATCGCGTGCGCGCGCTCGGCGTGCTCAAGCTCGGTGCGGACTTCCAGAAGGACGACGGCCACGTCACCTTCCGTTTCGATCGCGCGCTCGGCGACACGCCCGGCTATGCCTTCCAGGTGCGCCGCGACCAGTTCGACCAGGCTCTGTTCGAACACGCGCGTGCAAACGGCGTCGATGCGCGCGAGGGCTGCAAGGTCGGCAAGGTCCGGCTCGGTGGCATCGGCGTGATCGAAGCCGAAGCGCGCGATGCCGACGGCCGCGCCTTCGCCGTCGCCGCGCGCTACCTCGTCGACGCCAGCGGCCGCGACACCCTGCTCGGCAACCAGTTCAAGCTCAAGCGCAGGAATCCCAAGCATCAGAGCGCGGCGATCTTCGCCCACTTCCGCGGCGTCGAACGCCGCGAAGGCGATGACCAGGGCAACGTCAGCATCTACCGCTTCGAGCATGGCTGGGCCTGGTTCATTCCGCTTCCCGATGGCCTCATGAGCATCGGTTGCGTGTGCTGGCCGGAGTACCTCAAGCAGCGCCGCGGCAGCCCTGAGACCTTTCTCATGCAAACGCTTGAACGCATGCCGGCGGCTATGCGGCGCATGCGCGGCGCGACCATCGAGGGCGGCGTGCACGTCACCGGCAACTACTCCTACGCCTGCACGCGCATGGCCGGTCCCGGCTGGATCATGGCCGGCGATGCCTGGGCCTTCGTCGACCCGGTCTTTTCCTCCGGTGTCTACCTGGCCATGCACGGCGCACAGCGCGCTGCAGATCTCGTCGACGTGGTCTTGCGCGAGCCCGCGCGTGAAGCCGCCCTGCAGCGCGCCTTCGAGCGACGCCTGCGTCGTGGCGTGCGCGTGTTCTCGTGGTTCATCCAGCGCTTCAACTCGCCGGTCATGGCCGGTCTGTTCGCCCAACCGCGCAACGTCTGGCGCATCGAGGACGGCATCGTCTCGATGCTTGCCGGCGACGTGTTCGACAACCGTGAAGTGATGAAGCGCGTCCACGCCTTCAAGTTCATCTACTTCGCCAAGGGCAGCTCGATGATCCGCCGCTGGGTCGCCGACTGGCGCGACCGCCGCCGCCAGGCGCGCGCAGCGTTCAGCGGCGGCAACACCTCGGCGGACGGCGCGCAGCCGGAGCCCGTCGAGAAGGCGCGGCGAGCATGA
- a CDS encoding tryptophan 7-halogenase, with the protein MTEPTRCDVLILGGGLAGLCLAVQLRRRFPDIDVVVLERKRHPVPVAAHKVGESTVEIGAQYFAETLGLREHLDAEHIRKFGFRFFWSEGREDLEGITELGVSRVMPTPTWQIDRGVFENHLRERVHALGARFIDAATVRAIDVGQGDQLHHVRATIADADQAFSARWLVDASGRAGLVKRKLGLAEANGHDVNSVWFRIDARLSIDAWCDDPTWGTRCSPPERWRSTNHLCGEGYWVWLIPLGSGAHSVGIVCDARRHPLERMNTFDKALDWLREHQPLVARHCEAQRGRLMDFLFLRGFSYGCKQVFSGDRWALTGEAGVFLDPFYSPGSDFIAIANTYICELVAHDREGRSIAPYARLYEQLYFSFYENTLSLYRDQYAIFGDAEIMAIKIIWDYAYYWGILCPLFFQERLADLAVLGDLREDMLAAATLNRDLQALFRRWYAHGTRESRPVMWDQGKLDWFLQMNRALRDRLDADGTRVRVRDGLARLRDLAATITTRAVRAGIDTGLPAPDSQGSTPLFARVA; encoded by the coding sequence ATGACCGAGCCGACCCGATGCGACGTGCTGATCCTTGGCGGTGGCCTCGCCGGCTTGTGCCTCGCCGTGCAGCTGCGTCGGCGCTTTCCCGACATCGACGTGGTCGTGCTCGAGCGCAAGCGGCATCCGGTGCCGGTTGCCGCGCACAAGGTCGGCGAATCGACCGTCGAGATCGGTGCGCAGTACTTCGCCGAGACCCTCGGCCTGCGCGAGCACCTCGATGCCGAGCACATCCGCAAGTTCGGCTTCCGCTTCTTCTGGTCGGAAGGCAGAGAGGATCTCGAAGGCATCACCGAACTCGGGGTCAGCCGGGTCATGCCGACGCCGACCTGGCAGATCGACCGTGGCGTGTTCGAGAACCATCTCCGCGAACGCGTGCACGCGCTCGGTGCGCGCTTCATCGACGCAGCGACCGTACGCGCGATCGACGTCGGCCAGGGTGACCAGCTCCACCACGTGCGCGCGACGATCGCTGACGCGGACCAGGCGTTCAGCGCACGCTGGCTGGTCGACGCTTCCGGCCGAGCCGGCCTGGTCAAGCGCAAGCTCGGCCTTGCCGAGGCGAACGGCCACGACGTCAATTCGGTGTGGTTTCGCATCGACGCGCGGCTCTCGATCGACGCCTGGTGCGACGACCCGACCTGGGGCACGCGCTGCTCACCGCCCGAACGCTGGCGTTCGACCAACCATCTCTGTGGCGAGGGCTACTGGGTCTGGTTGATCCCGCTCGGCTCGGGCGCGCATTCGGTCGGCATCGTCTGCGACGCGCGACGGCATCCGCTCGAACGCATGAACACGTTCGACAAGGCGCTCGACTGGCTGCGTGAACACCAGCCGCTGGTCGCGCGCCATTGCGAGGCGCAGCGCGGGCGGCTCATGGATTTCCTGTTCCTGCGCGGCTTCTCCTACGGCTGCAAACAGGTGTTTTCGGGCGACCGCTGGGCGCTGACCGGCGAGGCCGGTGTGTTCCTCGACCCGTTCTATTCGCCCGGCAGCGATTTCATCGCGATCGCCAACACCTACATCTGCGAGCTGGTCGCCCACGATCGCGAAGGCCGCAGCATCGCCCCGTACGCACGCCTCTACGAACAACTCTATTTCTCGTTCTACGAGAACACCCTGAGCCTGTACCGCGATCAGTACGCGATCTTCGGCGACGCCGAGATCATGGCGATCAAGATCATCTGGGACTATGCCTACTACTGGGGCATCCTCTGCCCGCTGTTCTTCCAGGAGCGCCTCGCCGATCTCGCCGTGCTCGGCGACCTGCGCGAGGACATGCTCGCCGCCGCCACGCTGAACCGTGACCTGCAGGCGCTGTTCCGCCGCTGGTACGCGCATGGCACGCGCGAGAGCCGGCCGGTGATGTGGGACCAGGGCAAGCTCGACTGGTTTCTGCAGATGAACCGCGCCCTGCGCGACCGCCTTGATGCCGACGGCACGCGTGTTCGCGTGCGTGATGGGCTGGCTAGGCTGCGTGATCTTGCCGCCACCATCACCACCCGCGCCGTCCGCGCCGGCATCGACACCGGCCTGCCCGCGCCCGACAGCCAAGGCTCGACGCCGCTGTTCGCGCGCGTGGCCTGA
- the fabG gene encoding 3-oxoacyl-ACP reductase FabG, whose product MTTTPRRALVTGGSGDIGSAIAHALAAQGHHVIVHANARLQRAEAVAAAIRAGGGSAEAVAFDVAAGASVDAALERLLEAGPIGIVVNNAGIHDDAPMAGMNDAQWHRVIDVSLHGFFHVTRPLLLPMSRQRWGRIVSVSSVAAVLGNRGQVNYAAAKAALHGATKSLAREMASRGISANVVAPGLVEGTMLGDQFDAAQVKALVPAGRAGTPAEVAAVVAFLCSDAAGYVNGQVIGVNGGMG is encoded by the coding sequence ATGACCACAACACCCCGCCGCGCTCTCGTCACCGGCGGCAGCGGCGACATCGGCAGCGCGATCGCGCACGCACTCGCAGCGCAGGGCCATCATGTGATCGTGCATGCGAACGCGCGACTGCAACGCGCCGAGGCGGTGGCGGCGGCAATCCGCGCCGGGGGTGGCTCGGCCGAGGCGGTGGCCTTCGACGTCGCCGCTGGCGCGAGCGTGGATGCCGCGCTGGAACGCCTGCTCGAAGCCGGGCCGATCGGCATCGTCGTCAACAACGCCGGCATCCACGACGATGCGCCGATGGCGGGCATGAACGATGCCCAGTGGCATCGCGTCATCGATGTCTCGCTGCATGGCTTCTTCCACGTTACCCGCCCGCTGCTGCTGCCGATGTCGCGACAGCGCTGGGGCCGCATCGTCAGCGTCTCGTCGGTGGCGGCCGTGCTCGGCAACCGCGGCCAGGTCAACTACGCGGCGGCCAAGGCGGCGTTGCACGGCGCCACGAAGTCGCTGGCCCGCGAGATGGCCTCGCGCGGCATCAGCGCAAACGTCGTTGCGCCGGGCTTGGTCGAAGGCACGATGCTCGGCGACCAGTTCGATGCCGCGCAGGTCAAGGCGCTCGTCCCCGCCGGTCGCGCCGGCACTCCGGCCGAGGTCGCCGCTGTCGTCGCCTTCCTGTGTTCGGATGCCGCCGGTTACGTCAACGGCCAGGTCATCGGCGTCAATGGTGGGATGGGATAG
- a CDS encoding acyltransferase: MSAHWNERREGGGRAGLWTILKIGLVCGRRLSRLLLYPITLYFFLRRNGERRAARDYLERMFGRPASAWGVMRLMHAYAATTLDRIYLLTQRAGDFDIHVFGLDELHAQMEHGRGVLLVGAHVGSFEALRVLSLNREDVDVRVVLDTQATPVMTELLHALNPKIAAGVIDASRPGHEVVLALREAMEHRALATLLGDRARPGEATVVVDFLGAPARFPIAPFLIASLLKVPLVFCVGLYRGGARYDLHFETLAERLELPRRAREAELKAIVQHYAQRLEHHVRAHPWNWFNFHDFWNLDAPSADPAGLPADALPERGR; the protein is encoded by the coding sequence ATGAGCGCGCACTGGAACGAACGCCGCGAAGGCGGTGGCCGGGCCGGCCTGTGGACGATCCTCAAGATCGGCCTGGTTTGCGGACGCCGCCTGTCGCGCCTGCTGCTGTATCCGATCACGCTGTACTTCTTCCTGCGCCGCAACGGCGAGCGCCGCGCCGCACGCGACTACCTGGAGCGCATGTTCGGCCGCCCGGCGAGCGCCTGGGGGGTAATGCGCCTCATGCATGCCTATGCGGCGACCACGCTCGACCGCATCTACCTGCTGACGCAGCGCGCCGGGGATTTCGACATCCACGTGTTCGGCCTCGACGAACTGCATGCGCAGATGGAGCATGGCCGCGGCGTGCTGCTGGTTGGCGCGCACGTCGGCAGCTTCGAGGCGTTGCGCGTGCTGTCGCTGAATCGCGAGGATGTCGACGTGCGCGTGGTGCTCGACACCCAGGCTACGCCGGTGATGACCGAGCTGCTGCATGCGCTGAACCCGAAGATCGCCGCCGGCGTGATCGATGCCTCGCGCCCCGGTCACGAGGTCGTGCTGGCCTTGCGCGAGGCGATGGAACACCGCGCGTTGGCGACCTTGCTCGGCGACCGCGCACGTCCCGGCGAGGCGACCGTGGTCGTCGATTTTCTCGGCGCGCCGGCGCGCTTCCCGATCGCGCCGTTCCTGATCGCCAGCCTGCTCAAGGTGCCGCTGGTGTTCTGCGTCGGCCTGTATCGCGGCGGCGCGCGCTACGACCTGCACTTCGAGACGCTGGCCGAACGGCTCGAGCTGCCGCGGCGCGCACGCGAGGCCGAACTCAAGGCCATCGTTCAGCATTACGCACAACGCCTTGAGCATCATGTGCGCGCCCACCCCTGGAACTGGTTCAACTTCCATGACTTCTGGAACCTCGATGCTCCGTCTGCCGACCCTGCTGGCCTGCCTGCTGACGCCCTGCCTGAGCGCGGCCGCTGA